One window of Kryptolebias marmoratus isolate JLee-2015 linkage group LG3, ASM164957v2, whole genome shotgun sequence genomic DNA carries:
- the LOC108231633 gene encoding hydroperoxide isomerase ALOXE3-like has protein sequence MVNYELKIFTSTSAWSSTLNYVYIKLVGTNGESERTLVSGSTCFITNVVSCVTLTCHASLGELVLIEVDKQPFLMQYDNWFPAKVEVKSPEGKTYSFPIYRWIIDTLRVYEDHNHIGRYSREQELKQREKDYCWDEFASGIPHCMKTDDIHDLPCEVRFSFTKEIEFDFTAVTDLLQSKLHGLTESQKKWTTIDEIGRVFSCRTTEISEYIREHWMDDELFGYQFLNGVNPMMIRRCSALPSNFPVTDNMVFLHGQESLADEMSNGNIFLCDYKILDGVKTNTINGKKQYLMAPLVLLQKTPDGKLMPIAIQLKQDPAEDNPIFCPTDSEYDWLLAKIFVRSADSNVHQLNFHLLRTHLLAEVFAVSLLRNLPMVHPLYKLLIPHTRYTLQINFLARKKLISADGVFTQFTASGGEGMITILRSSLSSLTYSSLCMPEDIAERGLEDVPNFYYRDDGLKLWDIIHRFVKGVLSHYYKKDDEVQKDTELQKWIGDIFEHGFLSHEDTGVPQRFTTVDELIKFVTMVIFTGSVQHAAVNSGQYDFGGWMPNAPLTLQRPPPTKKGEATEATMLATLPDVNVTVQIMDTLWLLSQQSSDFVPLGQYPEDHFTEETPRKVISDFQGDLEVLSTTIRVKNRKLELPYPYLDPAEVENSVAI, from the exons ATGGTGAATTACGAATTGAAAATATTCACTTCCACTAGTGCCTGGTCCAGCACTCTGAACTATGTCTACATTAAGTTGGTGGGAACTAACGGGGAGAGTGAACGAACTCTGGTGTCAGGGTCTACATGCTTCATTACGAATGTG GTGTCATGTGTTACTCTGACCTGCCATGCCTCCCTTGGTGAACTGGTACTAATAGAGGTTGACAAACAGCCTTTCCTGATGCAATATGACAACTGGTTCCCTGCCAAAGTGGAAGTCAAATCTCCTGAGGGAAAAACCTACAGCTTTCCCATCTACCGCTGGATCATTGACA ctctgaGAGTTTATGAAGATCACAATCATATTGGCAGATACAGTCGTGAGCAGGAGCTGAAACAGCGTGAGAAAGACTATTG ctgggATGAGTTTGCGTCTGGGATACCTCACTGCATGAAGACAGATGACATTCATGACCTGCCTTGTGAGGTTCGATTCTCTTTCACCAAGGAAATTGAGTTTGACTTCACTGCAGTAACAGA ccTGTTACAGTCAAAGCTGCATGGATTGACTGAGTCTCAGAAAAAGTGGACTACCATTGATGAAATCGGTCGTGTATTTAGCTGCAGAACAACTGAAATCTCAG AATATATCCGTGAACACTGGATGGATGATGAGTTGTTCGGCTACCAGTTTCTGAATGGTGTCAATCCCATGATGATCCGACGCTGTTCAGCCCTGCCCAGTAACTTTCCTGTTACTGATAACATGGTCTTCCTCCATGGTCAGGAGAGCTTGGCTGATGAAATGAGC aatGGCAACATTTTCCTGTGTGACTACAAGATTTTGGatggagtaaaaacaaacactatcAATGGGAAGAAGCAGTACCTGATGGCTCCGCTGGTCCTGCTCCAAAAAACTCCAGATGGTAAACTGATGCCAATCGCAATTCAG CTGAAACAGGACCCAGCTGAAGACAACCCAATCTTCTGTCCTACAGACTCTGAGTACGACTGGCTGCTGGCAAAGATTTTTGTGAGGAGTGCGGATTCCAATGTGCATCAGCTCAACTTTCACCTGCTGCGCACTCACCTGCTGGCTGAGGTTTTTGCTGTGTCACTGCTGCGCAACCTGCCCATGGTGCATCCTCTGTACAAG CTTCTCATACCTCACACTCGCTACACTCTGCAGATTAACTTCTTAGCTCGAAAGAAACTAATATCTGCGGATGGAGTTTTCACCCAG TTTACAGCCTCTGGTGGAGAGGGTATGATCACAATCCTGAGGAGCTCTCTGTCCTCCCTGACGTACAGCTCCCTCTGTATGCCTGAGGACATCGCTGAGCGTGGGCTGGAGGACGTGCCCAACTTCTACTACAGGGATGATGGACTCAAACTCTGGGATATCATCCACAG GTTTGTCAAAGGAGTCCTCAGCCACTACTACAAGAAGGATGATGAAGTCCAGAAAGacactgagctgcagaaatgGATCGGGGACATTTTTGAACATGGATTTCTTTCCCATGAAGACACAG gaGTTCCACAGAGATTTACCACTGTGGATGAGCTGATCAAatttgttaccatggtgatctttACTGGCTCAGTCCAGCATGCTGCTGTCAACTCTGGACAG tatgACTTTGGTGGCTGGATGCCAAACGCTCCCCTCACCCTGCAACGTCCCCCACCAACCAAAAAGGGGGAAGCAACTGAGGCAACAATGTTGGCAACACTTCCGGATGTCAACGTGACTGTTCAGATTATGGACACCTTGTGGCTGCTCAGCCAGCAGTCTTCTGACTTT GTCCCTCTTGGCCAGTACCCCGAGGACCACTTTACTGAGGAGACTCCCCGTAAAGTAATAAGTGATTTCCAAGGAGACCTGGAAGTGCTGAGTACAACCATCAGagtcaaaaacaggaaactggagCTGCCGTATCCATACTTGGATCCAGCTGAGGTAGAAAATAGTGTGGCTATTTGA